A window of Kribbella voronezhensis genomic DNA:
CCAGGTGTCCGCAACCGGCCGGGACGAACTGGCCCGCTGGCTGGCCGAGCCGGTCGACCCCGCCGTACTCCGTGACGGACTCGCGGTGAAGATCCGAGGCGCGTCGCTCGGCGACACAGCCGCCGTACTGCGGGAAGTCGTGCGCCACCGTGGTGAGCACGCCGCCCTGCTCGAGGTCTACCACGGCATCCGGCGTCGCGACTTCCCCAAGCCGGCCAAGCTCAGCGGCCGCGAACTCCATCAGTACCTGGTACTCCGCGGCGGCATCCGGGCCGAGGAATCCTTCCTGGCCTGGTGTGACGAGGTCATCGAGGCAATGCGATCGGAGCAGTCATGAGTGCGTACCCGAACCTGCTGGCGCCCCTGGACCTCGGTCACGTCACCCTCAAGAACCGGGTGATCATGGGCTCGATGCACACCGGGCTGGAGGATCGGGCCAAGGACCTGCCCAAGCTTGCCGCGTACTTCGCCGAGCGGGCGCGGGGCGGCGTCGCCCTGATGGTGACCGGTGGCTACGCGCCGAACCGGACCGGCTGGCTCACGCCGTTCGGGTCCAAGCTGACCAGTCGCCGGCAGGCCCGCAAGCACCGGATCGTCACCGATGCCGTGCATGCCGAAGGTGGGCTGATCGCGTTGCAGATCCTGCACGCCGGGCGGTACGCATACCACCCGTTCAGCGTGTCGGCCTCGGCGTTGAAGGCGCCGATCAACCCGTTCAAGCCGCGAGCGCTGTCGGATCGAGGAGTACGCCGCCAGATCGACGCGTACGTCGAGTGCGCGGCGCTGGCGCGCGAAGGCGGATACGACGGGGTCGAGGTGATGGGGTCCGAGGGGTACTTCATCAACCAGTTCCTGGCCGAACGGACCAACAAGCGCAAGGACCGCTGGGGCGGTAGCCCGCAGAACCGGCGCCGGCTGGCGGTCGAGATCGTCCGGCGGATCCGCGAGCGGGTCGGTCCGGACTTCCTGATCATCTACCGGCTGTCGATGGCCGACCTGGTCGAAGGCGGCCAGAGCTGGGAAGAAGTCGTTGCACTGGGCAAGGAGATTGAGGCGGCCGGTGCCTCGATCATCAACACCGGCATCGGCTGGCACGAAGCCCGGGTGCCGACGATCGTCACCTCCGTACCGCGGGCGGCGTTCACCTCGGTGACCGCCTCGTTCAGTCCGCACGTGAGCATCCCGGTGGTCACCTCCAACCGGATCAACCTGCCGCAGGTCGGCGAGGAGGTGCTGGCGCGCGGCGACGCCGACCTGATCAGCATGGCCAGGCCGTTCCTGGCCGACCCGGAATGGGTGCTCAAGGCAACCACTGACCGGGCCGACGAGATCAACGTGTGCATCGCCTGCAACCAGGCCTGCCTGGACCACGTGTTCGCGAAGAAGACCGCCAGTTGCATGGTGAACCCGCGCGCCGCGCACGAGACCGAACTGGTACTGCTGCCGACTCGGCGTACGAAGAAGATCGCTGTGGTGGGCGCGGGGCCTGCCGGGCTGGCCGCCGCGGTGACCGCGGCCGAGCGGGGGCATCAGGTCGAGTTGTTCGAGGCCGATGACGAGATCGGTGGGCAGTTCGGGATCGCGCAGAAGATCCCCGGCAAGGAGGAGTTCGCCGAGACGATCCGGTACTACCGGCGGCGGCTCGACCTGACCGGCGTGAAGCTTCACCTCGGTCATCGGGCGACTGCCGAAGATCTGAACGGGTTCGACGAGGTGGTGCTGGCAACCGGGGTCGTCCCGCGCGTGCCGGACATCCCGGGCATCGAGCACGAGAAGGTGCTCTCGTACGTCGACGTCGTACGGCATGGACGCCACGTCGGTACATCGGTCGCCGTGGTTGGCGCGGGCGGGATCGGCGTGGATGTGAGCGAGTTCTTGACGACGACCGAGTCGCCGACGCTGGACCTGGCGGCGTGGAAGGCCGAGTGGGGCGTCGCGGATCCGACGGTCGCGCCGGGCGCTCTCACCACGCCGCGACCTGAGGCGTCGCCGCGCAAGGTCTACCTGCTGCAGCGCAAGCCCGGAAAGATCGGCGCCGGCCTCGGCAAGACCACCGGCTGGGTGCACCGCGCAGCCCTGAAGAACAAGCAGGTCGAGCAACTCCGCGGCGTCAACTACGAACGCATCGACGACGAAGGCCTGCACATCACCTTCGGCCCCCACCACGAGAACCCACGCACCCTGGCGGTCGACACCATCGTCATCTGCGCCGGCCAGGAACCCGTCCGCGACCTCGCCGCCACCCTCACCACCCCCGTCCACCTCATCGGCGGCGCCGACGTAGCAACCGAACTAGACGCCAAACGAGCCATCAACCAAGCCACCCGCCTCGCCGCCACGCTGTAAGAACAAGAGAGTCGGTTGAGGTTCGAAGCGGGCGTAGGACGGGCTACTTGGTGGTGGCGGCTTTGGCGGCTGCCTTCTTTTGTTGTTTGTACTCGCGGACCTTTGACAGCGAGTCGGCATCTACTACGTCGGCGACTGAGCGGTGGCCGTCGAGGGCGTAGTCGCCGGCTGCTTCCTCCCAGCCGTCGGGGCGGATGCCGAGTTGCTTGGCGAGCAGGGCGACGAAGATCTGGGCTTTCTGCTTGCCGAAGCCGGGGAGTTCCTGGACCCGCTTGAAGAGTTCCTTGCCGGTGGTCGGCTCGGTCCACAGTCGCGTCACGTCGCCGTCGTACTTCGACTCGACCAGCGCGGCCAGTTCCTGCAGCCGGGCCGCCATCGACCCGGGGAAGCGGTGGATCGCCGGCGGCCGGCTGCACAGCTCCTTGAAAGCCTCCGGCTCAGCGGCGGCGATCGCGGCAGGATCCAGCGTGCCGAACCGGCTCAGCACCTTCCACCCACCCCGGAACGCGTGTTCCATCCCGTACTGCTGATCCAGCATCATGCCCATCAGGACGGCGAACGGGTACTCGTCGAGAACTTTGTCGGCTGCCGGTTCGTTGGCGATCTGAAAGCCCATAGCCGCATGGTCCCACGAGCCTGCGACCTGACGGTCAGGGCCACCGCGACAATTTCGCCTGACCAACCGAGCGCCGGCGACCCTCCGGCCGTACTGCGGTACGCGCGGCAACCTCGTCGTACGGGCGTGCGGGTTAACCCCTGTGCCTGAGGTGATCCACGCCGCAACGCGGGCGGGTGGCGGGTGTCGGGCCTATGCTCAGCGAGGGCGGGCGACGACGTGGAGGAGCGCGGATGGAGATCCGGGATCTGGATCGGCGGGCCGGCGCATTGCTGGGCGAAGTGGTCATGCAGGTGCGGCCGGAGCAACTCTGGTTCCCGACGCCGTGCCCGGACTGGACGGTTCGCGGGCTGCTGCGGCACATCGTCAGCGAGAACGAGGGCTTCGCCGCCGCTGCCACCGACGGGTCGGCACCCGTCCAGACCTGGACCGGCGGGCGGCTCGGCGACAACCCGGCCGGCGCGTACCGGCGGTCGAACGCGCGGGTCGCCGAGGCGTTCGCCGACGGGGGAGCGTTGGACCGGCCGATGGAGGTCCGCGAGTTCGGCACCTTCCCGCGCCGGGTGGCCCTGACGTTCCGGCAGCTCGACTGCGTGGTGCACGCGTGGGACCTGGCCCGGGCGATCGACATCCCGTACGACCCGCCCGCCGACATGGTCGAGATCGCGCTCACGCTGGCCCGCCGCATCCCCGACACCGACTCCACCCGCGGCCCCGGCGCCGCCTTCGAGCGCAGCGTCAAGGTCCCCGGCGACGCCTCGGACCTCGCCACCCTCCTCGCCCTCCTGGGCCGCAACCCCGACTGGATCTCCCCCCTCGACTGATCTCTGTACTACGAGGCGCCCACCACCCTGGTACTACGGCGCTCCCGCGCTCCCTGCTCCGGGCGCCGCCCCGCGCTCCCGTGCTCCGGGCGCCCCGCGGCACACGTCGTACTGCGATGGTGTCCGGATCTGTGGGGTTCGCGTCCGGTTCGGGCGGCCCGTGGGGGTCTCGCGTCGGTGAGGCTGGAACTCACCACCGAGGAGGACCTGTGAACCGCATCGCCGACATCGAGATCCCGGACAGCAAGCTCGCCACCGAGGCGACCGAACTGGTCCGTGATCTCACCGACGACCTGATCTACCACCACTCGCGCCGGGTGTTCCTGTTCGGCTCGTTGCAAGGCCGGGACCTGAAGTACGACCCCGAACTCCTGTACGTCGGCGCGATGTTCCACGACCTCGGCCTCACCAGCGCCTACCGCGATTCGATGCAGCGCTTCGAACTCGACGGCGCCGACGCGGCCGCCGCCTTCCTCCGCGACCGCGGCATCAACGAAGCGGACGCCGAGCTCGTCTGGACCGCCATCGCCCTGCACACGACGCCGGAGATCCCGCACCACCTGCGCCCCGAGGTCGCGCTCGTCACCGCCGGCGTCGAGGCCGACGTACTCGGCATCGCCCTCGACCGCATCCCCGCGGCAGCGCGTGCCGAGATCGTCGCCGCGCACCCGCGACCCGACTTCAAGAACCGCATCCTCGAAGCCTTCACCCGCGGCATCGAGCACCGCCCCGCGACCACCTTCGGCAACGTCAAGGCCGATGTCCTGGCCCGCTACGTCCCCGGCTTCCAGCCGATCAACTTCGTCGACACCATTCTCACTTCAGCCTGGCCGGAATAGTCACTCCGGCGTCGGCGTGACTGCGGCGATCCCGCCCGGAGCAGCGGCGCCCGACAGCGCGTCGTACGACGTCAGCGAGATCTCGTCCGGGCTGCCCGCGGCAGCCTTGGCGAGCAGCGGGCGGAACGGGCGGGACGTCATCAACCGGGTGGCGGCGTCGCGGAGCACGATGCCGGTGCGCGTCATCGGCATCGCCATCTTGATCCCACCCGGTGGCAGCTCCATCCGCTGGCCGACATACGGCTGCATCCGAGCCTGGTACGCCGGGTACGCGCGCAAGTGGTTGCCCTCGGCAATGGCCAGTTCGCTCGCCAGACAGTAGGCGCCCACGAGCGACAGCGCAGTACCGTGTCCGGCCAGTGGCGAACCGCAGTAGCCGGCGTCGCCGATCAGTACTACGCGACCGCGCGACCACTCCGGTACGACGACCTGGCTGGTCGTGTCGAAGTAGAAGTCGTCCGCGTCGGGCAGTTGCTCGAGGATCTTCGGCGTATGCCAGCCGAGCCCGGCAAACGTTTTCGCCAGTAGCGCCTTCTGCTCCTGCACGTCCCGCCGGTCGTAGCTGATCGTGGCGGACCGGAAGTTGAGCAGTGCCTTCGCCTGGCGTGGGTCGTGATCGGGTCGCAGCCCGACCCAGCGACCACCGGGCGCCGAGTAGATCTTCATCCACCCGTCCAGCGGCTCGGGGGTCTCGACGGTGAAGAAGGCGCCGTAGCCACCGAGATGACGGACGTACTCCGACTCCGGCCCGAACGCGGTCGACCGGACCTGCGAGTGCACCCCGTCGGCCCCGACGACCAGGTCGAACCGGCGCTCACCGCCTTCCCGGAACGTCACCACGACACCGCGGTCGTCCTCGCTCAGCGCGGTGACCGAGTCGCCGTACAGGTACTCGACGTCGCCCGCCGTCGCGTCGAGCAGGATCTCGGCGAGGTCGCCGCGAAGGATCTCGAGTTCGGCGACCGGGCCGGCGCCGTCGAGCAGTTCGACCGGCATCGCGGCGGACCGGCGTCCGGAGGCTCGCACGTACTCCATCCCGCGCTCGTGCATCAGCCGCGCCTCGATCGCCGGCATCAGCCCCATCCGGGTGACGACCTCGCGGGCGATGCCGCGGACGTCGACGGTCTGGCCGCCCGGGCGGGGCGTGGCGGCGACCTCGACCACGGTCGGGCGGAACCCGTACCGGTGCAGCCAGTAGGCGAGCGCTGGTCCGGCGATCCCGGCCCCGGAGATCAATACGTTCTTCGACATCTGCCGACTTCCTTCCACTGGGGTAGTGCACGTACGGTGTATACGAGGACGTTAACCAGCTCTGCCGCTCTACCCCGGGTGATTCCGCTGCTGCCCTAGTGCACCAATTTCTGGGGCGGTCTGGGTGGAGCGGGCGGGGCGCCGCAGACCGTGACCGGGTGCATCAGGTGCACTAGTGCGAGAGGAAGTCGATGAACGACGCGCCGTACCAGCGCATCGCCGCGGAGCTCCGGAGTCTGATCCGGACGGGCAAACTCAAACCGGGCGATCGGGTGCCGTCGACCCGCGCCTTGGTCCGCGACCACGGCGTCGCAATGGCCACGGCGACGAAGGTCCTCGCCCTGCTCCAGCAGGAACGCCTCATCCACCCTCGCCCAGGCATCGGCAACGTCGTCGGCCCACCCCCACGCCGCTCACCCGCCACCTCGAACCACCCCACCTCCACCCGTACGCCGCCCCACCGCCCACCCAGCAACACCAGCTCCCTCCGCACAACACCCCACCCCCCGCCCACCGCTGACGCCCCCGCCCGCCCCGCCACCCCCGGCCGCGCTGACACGCTTGGTCGCCCCACCGCCGCCGATCGTGGCTCCGCGCCTGGTTCTTCCCGAGACGACCGCCTTGGGGTGGCTGGGCGGGTTGAGGTCGGGGAGGAGTTGTTGAGTCGGGAGTTGGTGGTTCGGGTGGCGATCGGGATCGCTGATGCGGAGGGGATGCCTGCGTTGTCCATGCGGCGGATCGCGACCGAGTTGGGGGTCTCGACGATGGCGCTCTACCGGTACGTCGGCGGCAAGGACGCTCTCATCCTGCAGATGGTCGACACTGCGATCGGCGATTTCCCCTTCCCCACAAGGCGTCCCAGCAACTGGCGCGACGCCATCGAGCAAACCGCGCGGCTGCAGTGGGCGGCGTACCGGCAGCACCTCTGGTTGCCCAGTGCTCTCACAGTCGGCCGCCCCCAGGTGCTCCCGAAGCTACTGCCACACACCGACGCCGTACTGCGTGCCGTCGCCGGCTTCGGCCTGGACGCGAGCACCGCCATGTACGCCGCGATCACCGTCTTCGGCTACGTGCGCGGCGTCGCGCTCAACCTCGAACCCGAGGTGCAGGCGGAGCAGGACACCGGCCTGACCGCCGACGAGTGGGCCGCGCACCAGGCGAGCCTGCTCGGCGGCCTGGTGCAGACGGAGGATCTCCCGGGGTTCCGGGCGCTCGCGATCCCGGACGGTTTCGACTTCGACTTCGACCTTGACCAGCTCTTCGAGTTCGGTCTGGCGCTCGTCCTCGACGGCCTCGCGGTCAGGCTCGGCGTCTGACGATCGCGGGACACTTGTGCTGTGCGGTTCTGCGCAGCCGCACCGCTACGCTGAGTGTTCGACGGAGGAGGTGGCATGGCGCTGGAGCCGGTGTTCGCGCCCGACGTACCGCTGCAGGTGCGCCGGCTGTACGAGCGCAAGCCGGAGCTGTTCGTCCCGGCCGGGCAACCACGACCGAAGCGCGAGACCTCCTGGTCGACCGCGCCGGGAGCGACCTTCGGATCGCTGCTGGTCTGGCTCGCGATCTGTGTCGGCGGCTGGATCCTCGGGCTCATCGTCTTCGCCATCACCCTGCCGACCGCGGTCGCCGCGTGGTCCGCGCTCGCGCTCGCTGTCGTCGCCGTCGTACTGACGGGTGGGGTCGCCGTCAGCTCGGCCGTCGAGGACCGCGCTCACAAGGCGGTCCGGTTGCAGCACGGCAAGTACCTGTTGCCGGAGGACTTCGACGAAGAGGCCGGCCGGGTGCTCGGCCGCGCCCAGCGTGCGGTGAGAACGGTGCTCGGGGCAACGGTCACCCAGCGTGGCCTGCTCGACGAGATGCAGAACGACCTGGTCCTGCCCGAGCAGCTGTGGGACATCGGCCAGGTCCTGCACGAACAGTCCGTACTCCGCGCCCGCCAGCGCGACATCGCCCGCGGGATGGCGACCGCCGAACTCGAAGCCGTCCTCGGCCCGCAACGCCGTGCCCTCACCCGCTCGGCCGATGCGATCAAGCGCAAGGTCGAACTACTCGAGCGGTACGCCGACCGGGTCCGTTCCGCCGACGCCGCCCTTCGTGCTGAGGCGGCTTTGGAAGACGGCGATCGCTACATCGAACTCCTGGCCCGGACGGAGCCGGCCGGTGACACCAGCGTCGTCCAGGGCTTCGCCGACGAGGCCGCGGCCCTTCGCGACACCCTCTCCCGCAGCATCGAATCAGCCAGAGCCGCCGGGCGGACCCTGGCTCTCCCGGACTAGCCTTCGGCCATGAGCCGGACTGTGATCGTTGCGGGCGGGACTGGTGGACTCGGGTCCGCGGTGACCGCGGAATTTCTGACGGCCGGCTGGCGGGTCGTCGTACCGGGGCGCAGTGAGGCGACGCTCGCCTCGCTGGGGCAGCACGAGCGGCTGCAGACGCTCGTCGCGGACCTGTCTGATCCGGCGGGTGCCCAGCAGGTCGCCGAGCTCGCTGCCGCTGATCAGGACGCGCCGGTCAAGGCGCTGCTCAATCTCGTCGGCGGATTCGCTTCCGGCGCGAGAGTGCACGAGACGCCGATCGAAGACTTCGAGAACCAGCTTCGTCTGAACCTGCGCCCGATGTACCTGATCACGCAGGCCGCGCTCCCGCACCTGATCGCGGCCGGCGGCGGAGCGATCGTCTGTACGTCGAGCGGTTCTGCGCTGAAGCCCTTCTCCGGAGCAGCCGGCTACATCACCGCGAAGGCCGGCGTACTCGCCTTCGTGGATGCGCTCGCCGTGGAATACGCGAAGGACAACATCCGAGTCAACGCGATCATCCCCGGCACCATCGACACCCCCGCCAACCGCGAGGCCCGACCAACCGCCAACACCACCACCTGGACCCCACCCGCCCGCATCGCCACCGTTCTCCGCTTCCTGGCCGAGAACGACTCACTCACCGGCGCCCATCTCCCGGTCTGAACTAGCTGTTCCGTTCCTCGATCAGCAGGGCAACTCCGGCGAGGATGCGCTCGAGGCCGAACTTCAGCGCGTGTTCCGAGTTGATCGCCGCCTGGTGTTGCTCGCCGGTCGCGGAGCCGACCCGCCCGGCGACGGGGAAGCGGTCCGCCAGGGCGCCCATGTAGTGCGCGAGGGCCGGTCCCGTCGTGAGCCACCACTCCGCGTCGGTCATCCCTGACTCGCGTTGCGTGCGGAGGTGCTCGGCCGCGGTACGCGCCGTGCCCCGCACGTGCGTGAGGATCAGGTTGAGCGTCGAGTCCATCTCGACGTCGGTCAGCCCGAGTCCGTCCAGCGGCCGCAGTTCGGTCTCGTACTTGGCGATGATGTTCGGGCCGACGGTCGAGCGGACGGCCGGCACCTCATGGATCCACGGGTGCCGCATCAGCAGGTCCCAGTTGCGCTGGGCAACGAACTCGAGCGCACCACGCCAGCCGCCCGGTTGGCGCACCGGCTCGTCGGCATCGGCGTACAGGTCGCCGTAGACCGAGTCGTACATCAGCACGGTCAGCTCGCCCTTGCCCGGCACGTGCGTGTAGAGCGACATCGTCCCGGCCTTGAGCTGCTCGGCGACCAGGCGCATCGAGACCGCCTCCAGCCCGTTCGCGTCGGCCAGCTCGATGGCGGTGTCGATGATCGCCCGCAGCGTCAGCCCGGAGCGGCCGGGCTTGGTGTGGGTGCCCCAGAGCAGGGCCAGGCTGCGCGCCGGATCGGCCGCGGCGGTCTTTTTTCCAGGCACGGGAACAAACCTTAGCCGGTCGTCGTTGAGCTGATCGTTCATGAGTCGTACGATGTACGGTACACTCTACGGCTCAAGTGTCAGAGGGGATGGTCGTGCAAAGGGTTGAAGTGCCAGAACGCGTGATCGTGGCAAGCGAAGTGCGCAAGAACTACGCCGGCGGAAGCGAGGGAGCGGGCCTGAACGGGTTCGACCTGGAGGTCCAGGCCGGCACGGTGGTCGGCCTGCTCGGGCCGAACGGGGCCGGCAAGACCACCGCCGTACGAATCCTGTCGACGCTGCTCGCGCCGGATTCCGGCGAGGCAACGGTCGCTGGGTACGACATACGTCGCCAGGGCGGGGAAGTTCGCCGGCGGATCGGCCTGGTCGGGCAGTATGCGGCGGTCGACGAGATCCTCACCGGACGGCAGAACCTCGTGCTGTTCGGCCGGCTGAACCACTTGTCCCGGCCGACAGCGATGCGCCGGGCGGACGAGTTGCTCGAACGGTTCGCGCTGACCGCGGCGGCGGACCAGGCAGCCGCGAAGTACTCCGGTGGTATGCGGCGCCGCCTCGATCTGGCCGCCAGCCTGATCGTCGCGCCGCCGGTGTTGTTCGTCGACGAGCCGACGACCGGGCTGGATCCGGCCGCGCGGATCGAGGTCTGGTCGGCGGTCCGGGATCTGGTCGACGGCGGGACGACGGTGTTGCTGACCACGCAGTACCTGGAGGAGGCGGATCGTTTGGCGGACCGGATCTCGATGCTCAAGGCAGGCAAAGTCGTTGCCGAGGGCACACCGGACGAGTTGAAGGCGGCCTTGGGCGCCGACTGGCTCGACGTGGTGCTGCTCGATCCCGCTGATGTCCCACGAGTGCGGGCGTTGGTGGAACCGCTGGCCGCCGGGGAGCTCCGGGTCGACGACCTGCGGGTGAGCATCCCGGTGCGGGATCGCACCCGCGCGTTGGTGGACGTCGCGACGTCGTTGCGGGAGGCAATGATCGAACCGGAGGACATCACCTTGCGGCGGCCGACGCTCGACGAGGTCTTCCTGCACCTGACGGCTGAGGAGGTGGCGGCATGACGAACCGTTTCGGCTGGGCCCTGGCCGACGGCTGGACGATCGCGCGGCGAGACCTGACGCACTGGCGGATGCAGCCCGGTCCGGTGATCTTCAAGTGGTTCTTCCCGGTGCTGATGCTGCTGATGTTCGGCGCCCTGCTCGGCGGCGCGATGGAACGCCCCGAGGGCCAGTCGTACTACGAGTTGCTGGTGCCCGGGATCTTCGCGCTGGCCATGCTGTTCGGACTCGAGTCGACGATGCTGGCGATCACCGAGGATGCGGCGAAGGGCGTCACCGACCGGTTCCGTTCGCTACCGATCAGTTCGACCGCGGTGGTGCTCGGCCGGTGTATCGCGGACCTGCTCGACTCGATCGTGACGCTCACGGTGCTGGTGGTGACCGGGCTGGCGCTGGGCTGGCGCTGGCACGGCACGTTCGCGGCGGCGCTGGCCGCTTTCGGATTGTTGCTGTTGCTCCGGTTCGCCTTGCTGTGGGTCGGCATCTTCATCGGCCTGGTGGTGAAGAATGCACAGAGTGTCGCGATGGTCCAGGTGCTGGTGTGGCCGATCGGGTTCCTGTCCAGCGCCTTCGTGGCGACCTCGACGATGCCGTCGTGGCTGGGTGCGGTCGCGCAGTGGAACCCACTGTCGCTCACCGCGACCGCGGCCCGGTCCTTGTTCGAGAATCCGGAGACCGCGCCGGCCTCGTGGATCGGCGACCATGCCATCGCGGCGGCCGTCGCCGGGCCGTTGCTGCTGACCGCGGTGTTCTTGCCGCTCGCAGCGACCCGGTTCCGGAAGCTGTCGCGCTGACGGAGGGACGGGAGGCCGTGTTGAGGGGCGCGGCCTTCCGCCCGCAGTACGGGCTCGTGTGACCGTGGTGCCACGGTCAGCGAATTTGACCAACAATCGAACTCCTGTGCGATCCTTGCCTCATGGGGAGCAACAGGAGATATCCGCGGGAGCCGCCGCCGGACAGTCGGCGGCGGCACTGCTGGGTGCTTGCCACAGCGCACGAGCGGGGTCCGTGGCCCGGCCTGATCCTGGAGTGGCGGCGGACCAACTCCGACGACTGGATGGCCCGGGTGGTGTACGTGCCGAATCCGAAGGAGGCCAAGTCGGTCGAGGCGTGGTTCGCGGCCGGGCTGCTCCGCCCGCTGGAGCCGCCCGGGCTGTCGCCGCGGCAGCAGCCCCGGGTGCCGCCGGGCCAGGTCGACTTCCGGTGACCTGGGATCGGTGAAGACCCGCAGACGGTGAAGTAAACCGATCGCCGCTCGGCGGCGTCTGAAGAAGTGTGCGTCTTGGGTACTTGACGCACACTGGTATCGGGCGCTGACAGGGGAGCTATGGGGAGTCGATCACGCGCGACCCGGGCGAAAGGCCGCCCCGGGCGGCCCGGTCGCGCCCGCTCCCGGACAGTGTCCGGTTCGCTCGGACTGACTGTGCTCAGCGCGTTGCTGCCCGGTGTCGGCCTCATCATCGGCGGCCGGCGGCGGCTCGGCGCTTTCGTCCTCACGCTCAGCTTGGGACTGCTCGGTCTCGGCGT
This region includes:
- a CDS encoding ABC transporter permease; this translates as MTNRFGWALADGWTIARRDLTHWRMQPGPVIFKWFFPVLMLLMFGALLGGAMERPEGQSYYELLVPGIFALAMLFGLESTMLAITEDAAKGVTDRFRSLPISSTAVVLGRCIADLLDSIVTLTVLVVTGLALGWRWHGTFAAALAAFGLLLLLRFALLWVGIFIGLVVKNAQSVAMVQVLVWPIGFLSSAFVATSTMPSWLGAVAQWNPLSLTATAARSLFENPETAPASWIGDHAIAAAVAGPLLLTAVFLPLAATRFRKLSR